In the Hydractinia symbiolongicarpus strain clone_291-10 chromosome 13, HSymV2.1, whole genome shotgun sequence genome, ttcgaGATATGGCGATGATTACATCATGAGCGAATAAACCGTAACTTATACTCGAGAGAAAAATTGTCACATTAAGTAAACGGAGcgttgtttcaaaaaaaatggcgCAAAGCAATGGAGATCTGAATAAGAGCTATTTGATGTTTTGGTGAAAAATTGATACCTTACGGCATCAGCGCTAAGTCGGGGgtgtatgttttcttttttatttttttttcctttttggaaCTCCTTATAATTAGGTATCACATATCATTCTGCAGAGAATTGAGTCATCTTTAAAAAGATATACTTTCAAACGAAAAAATATCTCGTAATGCGGTGATATTGAAAATATACTCAGCGTGTGCCAAAAGGGGTTACCGCATCCTTAAATACCAAAGataaatatttaacaaaattcttactaaaaagcaatttttttgaaaaaaaatacattttaaattcattaaaaaaatgatacctgGCGCAATTTCATGTCGTGAGGAACAACGAAACTTGTCATTTACGGTAAAGAAAGTCCATTTGATAAAACTTTGACAGACACATTTATTACGATCAGACGTGGATTTAGATGCATCAAAATTTAAGCAGTTTTCATTAGTAATAACATGGTCATGTAAGTTTCTTCCGGCTGTTATTTCTGTCGTGGTAGCCATGTTTTTGTTTGAAGTCAATCcatataataaaagaaaaagaatcatATCTTTCACAATGATGTTACAAAGTATAAATTTCCCGCTTTCTTTTATGCGTTGCTTTACGCTCTCTCTCGTATATCACTTTCATAACGTTCCATGTTTACTGTCAATGTTTGtctagaatgttttttctttttaaaaagtgtttactTTGCAGAGCTAGGTCAAAACTTGTTGTTCTCTATTTATGGTTATAATAGGTTTATTTCTTACGAGAAtgcaattttgtttacatttcggCTTTAATCAGCTTTACttttaacacaaaaacatttttcaagagAAAGTCTATTTTTCTCATGTCAAGGACGTGCTCAACTCCATCTATAGTAGATTTTTTGGGTATCAAATAACTTCGGGGGCTAGCAAATGGTCCAATGACTTTTTCATGAACATTGATTCAgatatcgtatagcaataaataaaaagattggCGGGAATTTTTAGGTACGATGTCATCGATTTTATAGGAACACTTGTTTTATTGGAGACTACTAAGAAATATGACAACTGGTTCCTATGCAATTCTTCTTTCCTAATGGTAGCTTTCCaactgaaaaaaattcaatctctaatcttggacaaaaatattgagacaaagGCAGTTTTTCCTCATTATTCAAGCATGGATAAAAGTGTCAAACAGTCAATACACGCGTTGAAATGCtgctagtcacattctttagcacgcTCGCACACCAAAATGAATTTACACTGGGACCTACAAAGGCTCCAAAATACGTGAAAAATGACCATGTTGACGTCAGTAGCACTTAGCACATTTCAAGAGTTTGGACTTACCAAATTACCTAAGATCCTAAGTTCActttgaacattgacaagtgaactttgacaagttcgaaATGTGTGAATCCAATATAGTAATATCCTATGAAactacttgtggtggcgaacttcgaaattaTCTGTCTTGTCTCAACATATTTTGACCAAGAATGTGGATGCTTTCATTTAGCAATAAGAACATACAAACAGAATAATATTAGAAGATACTAAGTTTAGCCCTGTTGAAGCTGAATTTTGAGTTATAACGAAAAAAGAAAAGTGGTGGTGGAATCCTCCGCCAGCATCAATTACACTAAAGACACGAACTTCTTTAGAATAAAGGTACTTTTAATACAAATAATGACTCAAATGTGGAATTTAGTCTTTTATTATTGATTCTATAAATGTTCCTTCAGAAAGTGGAAGAATTCCTCAATAAAACGATTTTCATTCACGAGTTTGCGACATTTACCACTCTCCATAATGAAAGAAGCATTGAAGAAGCATTAACTACCATTACACACACTTTCAAACTAGCCTGTAATCCTCTACCTGTTGTGCTATTTAAGGGCCACCGACCCCTCTGTAAATTTTTGAACTTATTGTTTATTCAATATGAAATTCTGACAAATATTGTCCGGACTTAACGTCACAACGTGTTTAAAAGAACTCAGAAGAATTTAGCATTTTTTCCCCGGACCTTACGTCACAACGTGGTCAAAAGAATTCAGAAGAATTTAGTATTTTTTCCAAAGATGTAATTAAACATACGGCAAtgggaaaaaaatagcttaaatGTTAGAttgtaaaaacatttcaatAATTGCTTAGAATGAATTATTAAATCGAAGACCGAATAAAAATTTTGTAGAAACATTTTAATAGGTGGTTTGCCGCAATCATTATCCATCTCGCATTTTTCATCAAAGTTTGCACGTCATAAATAGTTCAAACACTATGCCCCTTTCTACAAACACCTATTCATACCCCGGGTGTTAATGTTTTACCTAAGTTAGGCCCAATTACTGCCTAAGAAATTATCAGATTTGTTTGTTTGGGCTTTTATGAGTTTGGTGCCTTGTGAAATTGCCTATCTTGGTCTGAAACAGTTAAGAGTATTCTTCTAACCAAGAATGCACATTATAAACGCTGCATTCTATAAAAAAGGTAACTCAATTATTGTTGGACTCTTTGTTCAATTGACGCCTCAGTAAGCTAATGAATTATAGCTAAAAAGGAAAAATGTTACTTAGAGTGTCACATAATACTTAAGTTAACTATTTTCATTGCTAGAAATATATGCCAAAATGTACATCTCCAAAAAcggaaatataaataaaaaatgctaacgtcagcaaaatttgtcGGTGACACTGATATTTTGTGgcgtgatttttaattttaatgtaaAAGACATCATTTGTACAAAAATTTAGACTTGGTTACGCCGATTTCTACATACACGAATAGCAAGTTAACCCAGGTTCATCTTAGGGAAAATGTCAATTCGCTTTAGCGTCAGCGGGTTTTAAAAGCTTTGAATAAGACTTTGAAGTAggatgaaaaacaatataaaagtcATTTGGGTCTTCAACTTAAAACGGCTAAAAAGACCGCCGGTATAACCACATAACCCTGCTGCGAGTAATGGATATTTCTTTTGTAACATGGCTAACTTTGGTTAGGTGCAGGAGCATATTAGTCAAGTGAATAAAGAATTATGTGTCAAGTTAAAAGGCAAAGATTTGATTTTAGCAACCGTTTCCGATATTGCAAGCATTGGAAATATTGGGGGCAAATACATTTGCAATCTCGGTATTCtaaaaccaacatgtattcccTGGGTTTGGACTGAATCAGCCCCTTCCCCCCACACTATCAGCATTACGTTTTTTCTTGTAAAAGATTTACTCCAGTTTTCTCtgctttgaataaaaataatgtttaacgAAATGTTTAGTCGCAGTAAATTTTAGCACTGTAACCGTGTCATTGGTGGGAAAAAGTTCTTCGGatctattaaaataaattaaatgccTGAGTGAATGATCGCTTAGTTGGGCGTCAAAACGtactaataaaataaaaattagaaaatccTTGTTCATTTATCTGATTTGTTCTTTCAAATAACATAACAAATGAAAttgtctttttatttctttagacCAATTAATTATATTGATAATTCCAATGTTTATAAATTGTGCGGGTTGCTTTTCGTGCAAGCAAAGTTAAAAGCCACTGATGTTTTGTTAAACTAGTATTTACATCTCAAactgttggttgaaaaaaatatggaagTTAGTGTCGAAAAGTTAGTCCTCAGCCCCTGATTAACTTTCTCCATAATTCTTTTACGGGCTTAAAATTACACTGTGATATTTTCTTacatttcctaacttttatttagctttttgGAAAATGTGACAAAGTGTTGCCATGGCAACTAATATTTGAACAGAGTGAAAAGTttcggtaatttttttttataaaaatgtttttattagctTTAGGGTACTCCTTAGTACATTGGAATCGCGCCCATAAGCAGACACCATcggtgcaaaaaataaaattgtccaCTTTATAAAATAAACCTATGATTTATAGAGCTTTTGTCAAAATAATTATAGAATTTTGGCcgaaaaatgttcttaaaagtttACCTTACGAGGAATGCATATGAAGAGGCAATGTATTTGGACATTAAACATTATCCATAACAAAAAGTAGGCTatgaaagataaaaaagtattttttaattgACGACTATTTGCGATTCTTAACTAAAAGAATTCTTTCTTGTGACTGTTGACAATGTATCTTGGGTGTTCgtattaagtaccacagtccgTCTTTTAGAGCTGTTCTCTTTAGCGGTATTCCACTGCTTCTATTCAtacattattttgtttgtttgtcacgTTAGTTTGACTAAATATCAAGCAGTTATACAAATATTTTGCAAGTCTAAGCCCATTTGTACCCATTTCCGTAATTTTGACGTCATTAGTAAAAacgcaaagataaaaaaaaaaaaaaaaaaaaaagacgtGGCAGATCGTCGAAAAaacttgtcaaaaaaaaaaaaaaaaaagatctgCAATCTTTTTTGACGTAATTGTTAGGCTTGGGCAACACTTATGGAAGAGTTTGTGTTAATTGAAAAACTACTTAAGAAATTACAGAGGTGGTAAGGCGAATCGGGCCAGCCTCTCCAGCATTGAGAATACCAAAAATAACCCAGCAGAAATAGAGTTACGAAAGAAGCGATTTAATGGCGTGTGATAAACGGACCACTCAATAGGTCAAGGTCCTAGAAGTTATACACAATTTAGAACAATATAGATATgtagacaacctgtttatgaataattaatttttgatgataAATTTGCTACTCTTCAGTATTTTTTTGGCAGTAAAATAAGCTACAGTCTGTAAATATATTAAGTATCAGTAAATCGAAAGTTCGCTTTGACGAGGGAACAGAGACAACACGAGGAGCTGTGTTACTACCTCTGAAAAGATTTCAAAGCCATATTGTTGCTTAGACTGGCGTTGTGTACAATCAAATTTTAAGTTtctatacaaaattttaaaggataTAGCTAACTATCTAGTCGAAGGTTTTGGcgtttattttattacaaagtttgagttaaaagcaaGGACCACTGCCATTAGCTCGATTTTCGTGCAAGTCACTAGATTTAAAATCAACagccgtttcgtagcccctttaaaatcACTTTTTACTTGATGGAGGAGACGAGTCGCAGAGGTACTGTCATAACACGAAAAGAAGATTGGGATGatgattatttttatctttagtAAAGACAACTAATCAACACTCTTTTTAAAACATACGTTAACGTCATTTGTACATAGCCTTCATGCCAATAAATACTAAATCCATTCTTTCTTCGTATTCAATCCTCCGGGACTGTTTCCACATATACTGGTTCAGACACCAATTTATTCTCCGTGTCAGCTTCTATCGCTGTTTCAAAGTACAGCGGTTCATTTAATCCATCATTTTGCAATGATGTTTGTACGCTGTTGCAGTAAGACAGCTGTGCATAATCTTCATCAAAGACTCCATTTTTATCTATCTCTTTATAAATCTCTTCTTCTTTCGCCTAAATTGTTAGTATGATTTTGGTTGATTTATTGATTTCATTGGTTAATTACTTTATAGAAATGAAAATGCGAATTGCGAATTTTACCTTTTCACCCTTTTTATATTGTAAATGAGAAACCATCTGCAAATCTAAATAGAGTTCATAATAtgaaagcaacaacaacaaagactATAATAACagcaaaaacagtaaaaacaaacaaataaaccagcaaacaaacaaacaaaacgaaTAATGACAATAAATTCAGTAAACACAATCTTACCTGCTGTAGCATAATTATCAGATgcataattatttgttttcaagCTTCCCTGATTATTATTATCCACGCAACTTGGACTCTTTACCGTAGAATTTGACGGCTAGgaagtgaaatttttaaaaaaagattatagCAATTAAGGCTACGCTAATTATACTTACTGTTTATGAGCGAAACAACTACATTTCGTGATGTTCAAATATCTATTAAAACAATGTCTACCACATTAGGATGATTTCCGCAAAAACGCAAAGCTAATGTTGAAGCTGCTTAAAtagcaataaaataatttagctTTTTGAGAAAACACACCGTTCTGTTGGCTTTCTTCCacctagaaataaaaattaataactgAATAATCATGTGTTGGAAAATATAAAGAGATTTGATCTTGTGCATTAAAATTGCAATCAGAGCGTTATTAACAATTAATCTTTTTAGGAAAGTTGAAATTCTTAACAGGAATAAAGAATCGACAGAAAACAGACTATTTTACATTAGTTTGTAACATCTAAGCTTTGGTAACATCACTTTTTTCAAAAAGCAACTGGTTCTGTTATGAAAAATTTTGAGTAACTTTTGGTACTCAGTTTTGTATATAGGCAACAATTTTTTGATCCGGATTAACATATTCAATATTTCCTGATAATTTGCCAAAGGAATGACTAAATTATTTGAATTCAGGATCAATATTTATGTTAGCATGTAAATTTCCAACACCAAGTACAACTGCCTGTATCAGTAGTCAAACATTGATTTAGATTTTTTCTCAACATAAAAAAAGTGTTGCCATGGCAACATTTTggcaaatttccaaaaaaaaacaaatagggTTAAACCTGCGTATATATCATACAGAATTGTATGTGAAGATAAAGTGTAATGTTAGCATCTTTTATTTCGCTTTTCTCAATCGAAGAaaacttaatttattttctgCACATTCCACAATTATTTGCATCGGTATATACGACTCTTATTACGCTTTTGGGTCCGAAAGCTTCCAGCAGATAAAACTAATTGACATGTGACTGTTTGTTTTACATCGTCACTGTAAAACACCTTTAATCACTCACTTATCCTTATTTTCTAATCGATACAGCAAGACCTGATTTACATTAAGTAGCGAAACAAATATGCAATAAGTACGTTAATTAATTTTACCTTACAATTAATACAATCAAAATTAGTACAACAATTACAACCATAGCGCATGCGCTTCCAATGATAATACTGTTGCtatttccatttgagttttctTTCAATGTCATTGCTGATTTTGTTGTGATCTGTTTCGAAGTCGTTGTTGAAATTGGTGTTGAAGTTTTTGCTGTTATTGTTGTGTAAtctaaaaaattgataaatccgTGCAAATGTTCCTAGAATATAGCTTGTTGTAGAAACGGTTTGATAATGTTCTAAATCCAatctacttaaaagatgatcatTTATTCAATAATTACTTACAAGTAtatgttccaaattttttatatacGTAGCAATCAGCTGAAATAACATGTGTTGAAGGATTTTTTCGCTTGCCACAAAGTAATTTAACCAATCTTCCTTTAATATTATTCAATTTTCCATTGAGCTAAACAGAATTCATTTTTACTACTTCGACATAACCAGATGACATTTTGAGGAATGTCAATGAGACATTTATGTAATTAAAATAGGAAAATGCCTATAATccaaaataagacattttagaCGCAGAGTATGAAATTATCTACGTTTAGTGCGCAATAAGTACTTTAATTATTAGATCTTTGTTCTTTTATCATTTACTTGACTAGTTTAATGAAAATTAAATACCCAAATATTAAGTCCTTCTCCATCAAAATGTTCTTTAATATGAATATTCACCCAACTTTGGGCAATGCTATTCCATGCCAATAGTGAATAATGTTGACAATCTTCCATGTCGCGATATATTTTTTGAGACTTCAAGACATCTTTTTTACATCCTAACATCAAGAAGAAATGCAttcataatttaaaataatatcatCTCATCAAGAGGGGAGTTTATTCCAGAAGTTGTCAAGCAGCATCTTACACACTGACTGAGATAAAAAGACAGAGGTAACTGTCAAAATGGTAGCCTAAAATAAATTCCCTTGTTTATGACGTTTTAAGATACTTTTCAATGACAATTCGTGgcagtgtttttaaaataatgaaagGAAAACTTAGATTAGAGAATAActaaataattcaaaaacatAATGGCATAGTAGGTACCTGGTGAGATTTTTGAACGTCTAAAGCAACCTGCTGTACCATTAACAATATGAAACGTCCTGTCTCTACTGCTGCATTTACATAGACCGTTTGACCTTCCCCACACCGTGTTACTAAGTTGATCACATTCcgacttgtttacattttgtattACATCTCTGTATTTTCTAGAAACCTTTAGACATTCGACAACATATAACAAGAATATAACGCTCATGtaaatacttgatttttttaccAACTTCATCTTACCAtctactaacatgtatttatgttttttaattaaagtgatATGAATCAATATTCTTTCTAGATAACTTTCACAACTATagaaaatactttttatttattaaaaaggaATTTACTGAATAAAATGGATCAATTTTTGTAATTACTTAAGAAGTAATTACTTTTGTCCGTTTACGGGGGAGGTTTGGTTTAATTGTGTATTCTGCGTATTAGATTTCCAGAACGGAAAGTAAAACTTGTTTGCTAAGTATGTTAAGAACTTTCGTCGCAAGCATAATCTCACCCCACACGCAATTTCGAGAGTAGAGGTACCAGCCAACTAAAAAAGTACCTCAAGTGTAGAAAACTTCTGACAATCAATGTTACGCAATATACGAAAATATATTCAAATAGAGaagacaaaaatgtaaaaaaatactctataaaaattattataacgcatattattatatacccgtaagcaaaaacagccattgaataaataatcgtattccacccgtattattcaatgcttgtgacgtaacaatagttttgacaaaacattcgtaaacgcatgttttgattttatcctttccgcctcattaatttttatcgtaattaactgtgattggttgtttcttagtggtccgttttctgattggtcgatttccaaacacgtgaaatggcgggaacttttttgtcgagaaaattctttttacaaaaacatcaaaacaaagaaatcgaAACAAAAATGAATCGCTTCACTATAAaatgaaacgaaaacaaaacaaacacaaaacaaaataagtaatattaattataacaatctcttttgggtatataataaaaaatatatacaataggtaaacataggttattggatttattaacccgaggtgatttatactcaacgacgcgcagcgtcgttgaatataaatcacctcgggttaataaatctcaataacctatgtttacctattgta is a window encoding:
- the LOC130623598 gene encoding uncharacterized protein LOC130623598 isoform X1 codes for the protein MLVDGKMKLVKKSSIYMSVIFLLYVVECLKVSRKYRDVIQNVNKSECDQLSNTVWGRSNGLCKCSSRDRTFHIVNGTAGCFRRSKISPGCKKDVLKSQKIYRDMEDCQHYSLLAWNSIAQSWVNIHIKEHFDGEGLNIWLNGKLNNIKGRLVKLLCGKRKNPSTHVISADCYVYKKFGTYTYYTTITAKTSTPISTTTSKQITTKSAMTLKENSNGNSNSIIIGSACAMVVIVVLILIVLIVRWKKANRTPSNSTVKSPSCVDNNNQGSLKTNNYASDNYATADLQMVSHLQYKKGEKAKEEEIYKEIDKNGVFDEDYAQLSYCNSVQTSLQNDGLNEPLYFETAIEADTENKLVSEPVYVETVPED
- the LOC130623598 gene encoding uncharacterized protein LOC130623598 isoform X2; translation: MVQQVALDVQKSHQLNGKLNNIKGRLVKLLCGKRKNPSTHVISADCYVYKKFGTYTYYTTITAKTSTPISTTTSKQITTKSAMTLKENSNGNSNSIIIGSACAMVVIVVLILIVLIVRWKKANRTPSNSTVKSPSCVDNNNQGSLKTNNYASDNYATADLQMVSHLQYKKGEKAKEEEIYKEIDKNGVFDEDYAQLSYCNSVQTSLQNDGLNEPLYFETAIEADTENKLVSEPVYVETVPED